In Candidatus Bathyarchaeota archaeon, one DNA window encodes the following:
- a CDS encoding 50S ribosomal protein L3 produces MGRRKWSAPRRGSLAFSPRSRASSWTAKVKAWPEYDGDPRPLAFAGYKAGMVQVVALDNRKGSLTFGKEVVVPATVVEAPPMLVCGLRAYHETMEGLKVLTEAWMEDPPEGLERLVTIPDKFDMGSKLEEMESKLDQISDIRLLLMTQPKLAKRERKKPELLEVKVGGGSSIRERFEYAKSLLGKEVKASDVFQEGQWVDAIAVTKGKGFQGPVKRWGVAKLHHKSRKTVRGVGSIGPWTPSFVMRTVPRAGQMGFHRRTEYNKQILAVGGDGGDVTPKGGFIKYGEVNGSYLLLKGSIPGPKKRLITLRYAMRPPGPPQPLYRIEEVNLESQQGK; encoded by the coding sequence ATGGGTCGTAGGAAGTGGAGCGCTCCAAGGCGCGGCTCCTTGGCCTTCTCCCCGAGGAGTAGGGCCAGCAGCTGGACAGCCAAGGTTAAGGCCTGGCCTGAATATGATGGTGACCCCAGGCCGCTTGCCTTCGCCGGCTACAAGGCCGGAATGGTCCAGGTCGTGGCGTTGGATAATAGGAAGGGCTCCCTAACCTTCGGCAAGGAGGTCGTGGTTCCAGCCACCGTTGTGGAGGCTCCTCCCATGCTCGTATGCGGCTTAAGAGCCTACCATGAAACCATGGAAGGATTAAAGGTTTTAACGGAGGCCTGGATGGAGGATCCCCCTGAGGGCTTGGAGAGGCTCGTGACGATCCCCGATAAGTTTGATATGGGCTCGAAGCTTGAGGAGATGGAGTCCAAGCTGGATCAGATCTCGGATATAAGGCTCCTATTGATGACCCAGCCTAAGCTGGCTAAGAGGGAGCGTAAGAAGCCTGAGCTGTTAGAGGTTAAGGTGGGGGGAGGATCCTCGATCAGGGAAAGATTCGAGTACGCCAAGAGCCTTCTAGGCAAGGAGGTTAAGGCCTCCGACGTCTTCCAGGAGGGTCAATGGGTAGACGCGATAGCGGTGACTAAAGGTAAGGGCTTCCAAGGGCCCGTCAAGAGATGGGGTGTAGCGAAGCTACACCATAAATCCCGTAAGACGGTCAGGGGTGTAGGGAGCATAGGGCCCTGGACCCCGAGCTTCGTGATGAGGACGGTGCCCCGCGCAGGCCAGATGGGCTTCCATCGGAGGACCGAGTATAATAAGCAGATCCTAGCCGTAGGAGGGGATGGAGGGGATGTAACCCCCAAGGGGGGTTTCATAAAATACGGGGAGGTTAATGGCAGCTACCTCCTATTGAAGGGGAGCATCCCAGGCCCCAAGAAGAGGCTTATAACCCTAAGGTATGCGATGAGGCCTCCAGGCCCCCCACAGCCCCTCTACAGGATAGAGGAAGTAAACCTTGAATCCCAGCAGGGGAAATGA
- a CDS encoding 30S ribosomal protein S19e, translating to MPTVYDVPPELFIGRLARHLRENYEEVIPPPWAYFAKTGPHKERPPQDREWWYVRCASILRKLYILGPIGVSRLRREYGGRSRRGRSSEHTWKGGGSSVREPLQQLEKAGLVEKKGREGRALTREGRSLLDRIAAEVLKEWKASAAAS from the coding sequence TTGCCTACCGTCTATGACGTCCCCCCCGAATTATTTATTGGGAGGCTTGCCCGTCACCTCAGGGAAAACTATGAGGAGGTCATCCCTCCCCCATGGGCCTATTTCGCCAAGACAGGCCCCCATAAGGAGAGGCCGCCCCAGGACAGGGAATGGTGGTACGTAAGGTGCGCGTCGATACTCAGGAAGCTTTACATCTTGGGCCCCATAGGGGTTTCAAGGCTTAGGAGAGAGTATGGGGGGAGGAGCCGGAGGGGTAGGAGCAGCGAACACACGTGGAAGGGCGGAGGATCATCGGTGAGGGAGCCTCTGCAACAGTTGGAGAAGGCTGGGCTGGTCGAGAAGAAGGGGAGGGAGGGCAGGGCCCTGACGCGGGAGGGGCGTAGCCTGCTCGACAGGATCGCCGCTGAGGTTTTAAAGGAATGGAAGGCCTCGGCGGCCGCCAGTTGA
- the amrS gene encoding AmmeMemoRadiSam system radical SAM enzyme, whose protein sequence is MEELVEARFYDALGGKLVRCNLCSHRCVIQPSKKGLCAVRENRDGRLYTLVYGRLIARAVDPVEKKPLFHFYPGSKAYSIATVGCNFRCKNCQNYDISQLPRETSRVVGDRTAPEEVVEDAKGHGCRSIAYTYTEPTIFYEYAYDVAKLANREGIKNIFVTNGYITEEALRDIRPYLDAANIDLKSFRDAFYRSICGARLEPVLEAIKLYRELGIWIEITTLVIPGLNDSEDELRRIASFIKEELDPGVPWHVSRFYPMYMLLDLPQTPLETLSRARRIGLETGLYYVYEGNVPGEGEDTVCPSCGETLIKRMGYRIFENRLADSACPKCGFKVDGFWR, encoded by the coding sequence ATGGAGGAGCTAGTGGAGGCCAGGTTCTACGATGCCCTGGGAGGTAAGCTCGTCCGATGTAACCTGTGTAGCCATAGATGCGTTATCCAGCCTTCCAAGAAGGGTTTATGCGCCGTCAGAGAGAATAGGGATGGACGGCTTTACACCCTGGTTTACGGCCGCCTCATAGCCAGGGCTGTGGATCCGGTCGAGAAGAAGCCCCTCTTCCATTTCTATCCTGGGTCTAAGGCGTACTCCATAGCCACCGTGGGCTGCAACTTCAGGTGTAAGAACTGCCAGAACTACGATATATCGCAGCTGCCGAGGGAGACCTCTAGGGTGGTGGGGGACCGCACCGCCCCAGAGGAGGTAGTGGAGGACGCTAAGGGGCATGGATGCAGGAGCATCGCCTACACCTATACTGAGCCGACCATATTCTACGAGTACGCCTACGACGTGGCCAAGCTGGCCAATAGGGAGGGGATAAAGAACATCTTCGTCACCAACGGTTACATAACCGAGGAGGCCTTAAGGGATATCAGGCCCTACCTGGATGCGGCTAACATAGACTTGAAATCCTTCAGAGACGCATTCTACAGGAGCATCTGCGGCGCAAGGTTGGAGCCCGTGCTTGAAGCCATAAAGCTCTACAGGGAGCTTGGGATATGGATCGAGATAACGACCCTCGTCATACCGGGATTGAACGATTCGGAGGATGAGCTTAGGAGGATCGCCTCATTCATAAAGGAGGAGTTGGATCCAGGAGTCCCATGGCATGTGAGCAGGTTCTATCCGATGTACATGCTCTTAGACCTGCCCCAGACACCCTTGGAGACCCTTAGTAGGGCTAGGAGGATAGGATTAGAGACGGGACTATACTACGTGTATGAGGGGAATGTCCCAGGGGAGGGTGAAGATACCGTGTGCCCAAGCTGCGGCGAGACCCTAATCAAACGGATGGGATACCGGATATTCGAGAACAGACTGGCGGATTCAGCCTGCCCCAAATGCGGGTTCAAGGTGGATGGCTTTTGGAGGTGA
- a CDS encoding class I SAM-dependent methyltransferase has product MEVKSTDKRRPLLLRHVMKLYDAKASFYDDLHGYEQKIKHSIVLHRIKNRLEKAVSYLDCGCGTGILLEELRGALGRANRRLVGLDLSAGMLEAALNKVGCGDLHLVRGDSNNAPFKGSSFDLIFAFTLLDGEANGVDTLRELCRVCSENGLIVASMLRPSRIASTFPEYAKESGLEIMDVIDFKGLNEVILLLVKRGRSDPQHVGGGACGS; this is encoded by the coding sequence TTGGAGGTGAAATCCACGGATAAAAGGAGGCCCCTGCTGCTTAGACATGTGATGAAATTATATGATGCCAAGGCATCCTTCTACGACGACCTCCATGGATACGAGCAGAAGATTAAACACTCCATCGTCTTGCACAGGATTAAAAATCGCCTCGAGAAAGCCGTGTCGTACCTGGACTGCGGATGCGGCACGGGCATCCTCCTGGAGGAGTTGAGAGGCGCCCTTGGAAGAGCGAATAGGAGGCTCGTGGGCTTAGACTTGTCGGCTGGGATGCTCGAGGCGGCCTTGAACAAGGTGGGTTGCGGGGATCTTCACCTGGTGAGGGGCGACTCAAACAATGCTCCCTTCAAAGGGAGCTCCTTCGACCTGATCTTCGCCTTCACCCTCCTAGATGGGGAGGCTAACGGCGTCGACACCCTTAGGGAGTTATGCAGGGTCTGCTCCGAGAATGGCTTAATAGTGGCGTCGATGCTGAGGCCCTCCCGTATAGCCTCAACCTTCCCAGAGTACGCCAAGGAGTCGGGGCTGGAGATCATGGACGTAATAGACTTCAAAGGTCTAAACGAGGTTATCCTTCTACTAGTTAAGAGGGGGCGATCCGACCCCCAGCATGTGGGGGGTGGAGCCTGCGGATCCTAA